From a single Rosa rugosa chromosome 7, drRosRugo1.1, whole genome shotgun sequence genomic region:
- the LOC133723897 gene encoding uncharacterized protein LOC133723897 — protein MEKIASDLKVSELKQRSVGKAYETLHSQASSMLVLSIQWKDLQEHFDSTRNAIRTRFEELQEREKQLEAKESNLKSEMESKRDELFGVEKLIDEKVQEVIEIKRSIQKHSEEIEREEKRVLEVQKLVIDKERECSLIERRIQERAKKLSWVERRTEEKLNEVETKEKELKKYHEDAKLKVEQLGVIDGAIVERNEIIESKEEILSWIEKSIEEKSKLADSKEEEMRVIQRSLNVYRESIKSKESDLDTILESIEGKKKEFDVKEEQIKTLQRLIEGCEKELKLKEETLKVKEYSLRNRQMEEWSCKLEFKEREVELKEKQIESKMEEFKKWVEERGKDLNSLSSELKVKECQLKQEAKELELTKKQCGVVAQVKIGPLEKTPANNAIVSSSASDQSNINITDGRSLQLFVYEHMKRNDSISKKISSFLQQKSSEPAKLVLDAMQGFYTSNLTVENKEVDLVLIRRTCILLLEELKSVSPQTDPEVTEEAMKLASDWKAKMKVGSENWLEILGFLRLVTTYGLTSAYNEEELQSLLDILAQHEQATELSRALATTDKAHANSNICSPMKIEKTESPVAQNEATISSPNLQQAATTIDARNLLGFQNEQIREACDSAWKSIIYDLIGKKLLIEAVGLIYTMKLFDKFPPVQILKEYVDNGKKCCRNRNKREKSLDEKDMITDQHIADLRVVIQCIKDYNLESEYPPEEIESQIAVLEIVKERRRLVSYSLVLKVEQEQQKTLKNVEVQEQQEQKASKGEQQEQQKEQKSSEAKLQEKEQQEAFNKVEEQQQQQEQNTSKVKQQEQQEQKAAKVKQQQKKGNKRPNSTFAPRFDHQQQWQCKNKFQRTSVLADRHPDHPDCLNPSSSTWTHESSGYRGQFGTAVSK, from the exons ATGGAGAAGATAGCATCCGATTTGAAGGTATCGGAGTTGAAGCAGAGGAGTGTAGGCAAGGCGTACGAGACCTTGCATTCCCAAGCGTCTTCCATGCTCGTTCTCAGCATTCAATGGAAGGACCTCCAGGAACACTTCGATTCGACCCGGAATGCGATCCGGACTCGTTTCGAAGAGCTTCAGGAACGAGAGAAGCAGTTGGAAGCCAAGGAGTCAAACTTGAAGTCGGAGATGGAATCCAAGAGGGACGAGTTGTTTGGAGTTGAGAAGCTGATTGATGAGAAAGTACAGGAGGTTATAGAAATAAAGAGATCGATTCAGAAGCATAGTGAGGAGATTGAACGTGAAGAGAAGAGAGTCTTGGAAGTACAGAAATTGGTTATAGACAAGGAGAGGGAGTGTAGTTTGATCGAAAGGCGGATTCAAGAGCGTGCGAAGAAACTGAGTTGGGTTGAGAGAAGAACtgaagagaaattgaatgagGTTGAGACTAAGGAGAAGGAACTGAAGAAGTACCATGAGGATGCTAAGTTGAAAGTGGAGCAACTAGGTGTGATTGATGGGGCAATCGTGGAGCGTAACGAAATCATCGAGTCAAAAGAGGAGATATTGAGTTGGATTGAGAAGAGTATTGAAGAAAAATCCAAGTTGGCCGACTCTAAGGAGGAGGAAATGAGAGTGATACAACGGTCGTTGAATGTATACCGTGAGAGTATTAAGTCAAAAGAGAGTGACTTAGATACGATTCTTGAGTCGATtgaagggaagaagaaagaatttgaTGTGAAAGAAGAGCAAATTAAAACGTTGCAGAGATTGATTGAGGGATGTGAGAAagagctcaaattgaaagaggaGACACTGAAAGTGAAAGAGTACAGTTTGCGAAACAGACAAATGGAGGAGTGGTCCTGCAAGCTTGAATTTAAAGAGAGGGAAGTTGAATTGAAAGAGAAACAAATAGAGTCAAAAATGGAGGAATTTAAAAAATGGGTTGAAGAACGCGGAAAGGATTTGAATTCACTCTCCTCGGAACTGAAAGTTAAAGAGTGTCAACTTAAACAGGAGGCCAAAGAGCTTGAGTTGACTAAGAAACAATGTGGTGTTGTTGCTCAAGTGAAGATTGGGCCATTGGAAAAGACTCCAGCTAACAATGCCATTGTTTCTTCATCTGCAAGTGATCAATCCAACATCAATATTACCGATGGTAGAAGTTTGCAGTTGTTCGTGTATGAGCATATGAAGAGAAACGATTCAATAAGCAAAAAGATCTCATCCTTTCTCCAACAAAAGTCATCAGAACCAgcaaaattggttttggatgcaaTGCAAGGGTTTTACACTTCAAATTTGACTGTCGAGAACAAGGAGGTTGATTTGGTGCTTATTAGAAGGACATGCATCCTTTTGTTGGAAGAATTAAAGAGTGTCTCACCCCAAACTGATCCAGAGGTCACAGAAGAAGCAATGAAGTTGGCCAGTGATTGGAAGGCTAAGATGAAAGTGGGAAGTGAGAATTGGTTGGAGATTTTGGGTTTTTTGCGGCTTGTTACAACTTACGGATTGACCTCTGCTTATAATGAGGAGGAGCTTCAAAGTCTTCTTGATATACTTGCTCAGCATGAACAAGCAACAGAATTATCACGGGCCCTTGCTACCACAGATAAGGCACATG CAAATAGCAACATCTGTTCTcctatgaaaattgaaaaaacagAATCTCCAGTAGCCCAAAATGAAGCAACAATCTCTTCTCCAAATCTTCAGCAAGCTGCCACCACTATTGATGCAAGGAATTTGCTGGGGTTTCAAAATGAGCAGATTCGTGAAGCCTGTGATTCTGCTTGGAAAAGTATTATTTATGATCTTATTGGAAAGAAGTTACTGATTGAGGCTGTTGGATTGATTTACACCATGAAGTTATTTGACAAGTTTCCCCCAGTACAAATCTTAAAAGAATATGTTGATAATGGAAAGAAGTGCTGCAGGAATAGAAACAAGAGAGAGAAATCGCTGGATGAAAAG GATATGATTACAGACCAGCATATAGCAGATCTACGAGTTGTTATTCAATGTATCAAAGATTACAACCTTGAGTCTGAATATCCACCTGAGGAAATTGAATCACAAATTGCTGTGCTTGAAATTGTTAAGGAGCGGAGACGTTTAGTGTCATATTCTCTTGTTTTGAAGGTTGAAcaagaacagcaaaaaacgctgaaAAATGTTGAAGTACAAGAACAACAAGAGCAGAAAGCCTCGAAGGGTGAACAACAAGAACAgcaaaaagaacagaaaagcTCTGAGGCTAAACTACAAGAAAAAGAACAGCAGGAAGCCTTCAATAAGGTTGAagaacaacaacagcaacaagaGCAAAACACCTCCAAGGTTAAACAGCAAGAACAACAAGAACAGAAAGCCGCCAAAGTAAAACAACAGCAGAAAAAAGGGAATAAACGTCCAAACAGCACATTTGCCCCCAGGTTTGATCACCAACAGCAGTGGCagtgtaaaaataaatttcaaAGAACATCTGTATTAGCTGATAGACACCCCGACCACCCTGACTGTCTAAATCCAAGTTCATCAACTTGGACACATGAAAGTTCTGGATACCGTGGACAGTTTGGTACTGCCGTCAGCAAGTAG